Part of the Paenibacillus guangzhouensis genome is shown below.
AGCGGGAACGAAGCTTGGTGTAAACGTGAAGGCCATTGCGAAGCAAAAAACGAACAGCGTGAAGCAGCCCGACGGCACAATCACCTTCAGCGGATTGAATCTCGCGCCGGGTAAATATGATGCAGTGTATGTAGGCGAAGCGGAATATCGGACGGATAACGATAATATTGAGCTTGGCCGTGTCACCTTTGAGATTTCCGATGTACCGGCTGAGATTGCGGTAACAGGGGTTCAATTGGATAAGCAGCAGCTCGACATGTTGCCAGGCGATTCATCAGCGCTTGTCGCAACCGTGACACCCGAGCAAGCAACGAATAAGGCGGTGACTTGGTCCTCGAATGATGAGAAGATTGCCAAGGTTGAGGTGAGTGATGGCCGAGCAGTGGTCCATGCGCTGAAGGCAGGCCGCGCGGAAATCACGGTGACGACGGTCGATGGCAATTTTAAGGCGGTTAGCACCGTGACGGTACATGCGCAACCAGCTGGATATCCATTTATCATAGAGCGTGCAGCGCTCGCAACGAACACCTCACTCGTCGATGCGACGGTTACGGTCAAGCCAGCAATGAGTCAGAACACGGCGGTTGTCGTCTTCCAGCTAATGAAGGGGAATACGCCGATCGGCATTGCGGCATATCAAGCAGAAATCCCGGCTGCCGGCGGCACATTTAACGCGAAATTTAATGTCAACCGCAAGGACGGCTACCATGTCAATGTGCTCGTATTGTCCGATTTCACGGCAGATTTGACGAGTGTAGGCACGGTGCTTGCAGAGCCGGTAACGCTGAGATAAATGATCTGATGCAGGCTCCTGCAGCCTAGAACAATGATGAAAGAGGAGATTGCCTTGGTAAGTAAGAAACACGTCATTTCCTTCCTCCTGACAGCTCTGCTGTTAACCTCTATTCCCGTTCCGGCGGGAGCTGCGGCTCAGCCTGGATTGGTGCTGGATGCTTCGGTGAAGGCTGCCGGGGATACAGTGAAGCTGTCCGGTACCTCGTCTTACAATGAGGTTGTTATAAAGGTCGTTCGTCCGGATGGAACGGTGCTATATATTAACGTGGTGCATGTCACGCAAGGGTCATTTGCTGATGCATTTACGTTGCCAGCAGATGCGATAGTGGGGGAATATACGGTGGTTACCGGGCAAGGACGCGATGCTGAGCTTTCCAGTCGTTCATTCACCGTGAAGAAGAAGGCGGATGGTGGCGACAACGGGAACACAGGACATGTCGGCGGAAGCGGGGGTGGGCAGAGCCAAATTGGCGGATCGAAGCCAAATCCGGATGCTGGACTGCCGGCCGTTAAGGTAACGGATACGTCGATCTCAACTGAAATCCCCGCCTCAGCGCTAACGATGTCTAAAGAGATGGAGAATGGACTTGCGTATGCGAAGGTCGCGGTGGATCAAGCGGCGCTGTTGAAGGCGTTTCAAGCGTTACAAGCTCATTCGGATGCCCAAGAGAAGGCGGAAATTATTGAAATTTCCGTCCCTCGTGAAGGCAACGGATCGAAGGTCGAGCTGCCTGCCGCGGCCTTGAAAGAGGGACAGAGTGCCTTGCCTCAAGCGATGCTATCAATCCAATCCGGCGCTTCCGTGCTGGAGCTTCCGCTCCAATCGCTGGCTGTATCACAGCTGGAGAAGTCTATGCATGCGCAAGCTTCGATGATCAAGCTCGTCGTAGCGATGCAATCGAAGCCGGACCTGCTCTTGGAGAAGGAACGGAAGGCGATGACGCAGCGAGGGATGACATTATGGAATGATCCGTCATCTTTTGTTGTGACGGCAGTGGCGAATGGGGGGCAGGCGGCAGTTGACATCGGTTCTAAACCGGTTCGACAGAACATGTCGTTCGCTTCGAAGATCGATCCGAGAACCTCAACGGTCGTAGCGATCGATCCGAAGACGCAGGAGCTGCGCTTCGTGCCTGCTCAATTCCAGCCCGCGGCTGACGGGGGCGGGACTACCGTGATCTTCCAAGGCTACGCGAGTATGGAATATATGGTTATTTCCTCTCGTCCGACCTTCGGAGATACGGCTGGCCATTGGGCGCAGCCATCAATTGAGCATTTGGCTGCGAAGCAAATTGTTCAAGGGACTTCCTTGCATGCATTTGATCCGAACGGTCAAGTGACGCGTGCGGAATTCACGGCGATTCTTGTAAGAGCCTTGAGCCTTCCATCGACAGATCAACCTGCTTCAACGGCATTCCGGGACGTTCAGGTTGGAGATTGGTTCGCGGGAGCCGTGCATACGGCCAGCCAAACTGGGCTGATTGACGGGATGCCTGACGGCACATTCCAGCCGAAAGCTCTAGTGACGCGCGAGCAGATGGCCGTCATGATTGAACGTGCGATGGTTCACTTGGATCACAAGCCTACAAATGGGCGCATCGAACTTACAAGCCGTTATAAAGATGCAGGACAGATTGGCGAATGGGCGAAAGAGTCGATGGCGCTGCTCGTAGCAGAGAAGGTGATGGAAGGTGTTCGTTCAGATCAATTGGCTCCGAAAATGGCGGCGACGCGCGCTGAAGCGGTAACGCTAATGGAACGTGTCATGCAATTTGCCAAGCTGTTGGAAGATTAGTATGTGATGAGAGCCCGAACCTTGATGGTTCGGGCTTTTTTGTGAGAATGATGCATTCCTGCTATAATGTCTAATAGATTTACCCCCCTATTACATTGCAAGGTGATATTAAGATGCTCTCATTTGCTAGATTGATTAAATGCAAACCCCCGATTCCCTGACAACCCTTAATCTTTTTTGAGATTTTCGAAAATGATAGGGGGAGTTTGCAGTGGAAAGAAAAATCTCAACGACGTCGTTGTTCTTATTTATTGTTCTTGTGGGATTCCCACAAATTAGTGAAACCATTTATACACCATCGTTACCGGATATCGCGGATCAATTCCATGCCAGCAGCAACATGATCCAGCTCACGCTCAGCATTTATTTTCTAGGCTTTGCGCTTGGTGTCTTCTGCTGGGGGAGGTTATCCGATTCGATCGGTCGACGTCCTGCGATGCTCTGGGGAATTGCTGTCTATGGCTTGGGCAGTCTAGGTTGCTATTTGTCTGGTTCGGTCGAATGGCTGCTCGTCAGTCGATTGATTCAAGCCTTTGGCGCGAGTACAGGCTCCGTCGTGACACAGACGATGCTGCGCGAGAGTATCGATGGCGCGAAACGGCACGCCGTGTTCGCTCAAATCTCCGCCGCACTGGCCTTTACGCCGGCGATCGGCCCGCTGATTGGCGGATGGGTGGATCAATCCCTTGGCTTTCGAGCGGTGTTCCTCACCTTGGTGGTGATGAGTGTGGGCATCTTCGCCTATGCCTTCTACGCCTTAGCTGAGACGAGAGAAGCGTCAGCGATCACCAAGATCAGTACGGTTGCCGTGGCAAGGCGTTTACTGAAGGATCGTAGAGTCTGGGGATATGGTTTTCTCATTGGTGCGACGAATGGTATCCTGTTCAGCTATTACGCGGAAGCGCCCTTTATTTTTATCGGCTATTTCCGGATTCAACCGGGCGTGTTCGGGTTCCTTGGGATCTTCGTGGCTTTGTCCTCCATCATCGGGGCGATGATATCCCGCCGTATGTTAGCCCGATATTCGGCCGTTCACATCATTCTGCTCGGCTGTCTTGTCACAACGGCAGGCGCCGCATGTCTTACAGCACTCGTGCTGTGGGGCATTAGCCCTTCCGTGATCGATATGGTGCTTATGATTGCTTGTATTTTCATTCTCTTGTTGGGGATTGGCATGGCGATTCCGAACTGTTTGAGCCTGGCATTGGTTCAATACGGCGACGTATCAGGTACGGCAGGCGCGATTTTTGGACTAGCCTATTATTTGCTGGTTAGTCTGATTACGAGCGGTATGAGTTATCTACACAGTGGCTCTTTGATGGTGATGCCCGTGTACTTTCTAGTACTTGCCGTTGGCATGGTGCTCGTGAGCAAGCGGATTGGTCGCCATGAAATTAGGTAAATATTAAGTCTGTAAGCAAAAAAGGTTACGCCCGTTAGGGCATAACCTTTTTTGGCGTTATGAAATCTGAACATGACGAGCATGGCTCAGGGAACGTCACGCTGGTGTGGAGTTGTCATCTATTCCAACAAGCCAAGCTTCTCATATACCTCTGCTGTAATAACACCATCTTGTTGCATATCATGATCCCTCTGAAAATGTTTTACGGCTAACGTTGTATCTGAACGAAATTTGCCGTTACTCGTGCCTCGAAAATATCCAGCACTTTTCAAACGTGATTGGACCAACTGTACATCGCCCCCTACATCACCCTCTGCCAATCTTCTCGGTTCATGATTGCTATCTCCAAGAACATGACCATAGATGGTTACTTTGGATCCAAGGGGAATCAGCTCATATAATTCAAGTACATCATAATTACGCATCCGAATGCACCCATGGCTGCGATGACTTCCGATGGAGTCCGGCCGGTTGGTCCCATGAATACCGTAAGCACCCCAAGGAACATTTAATCCAAGCCACCGAGGACCGAAGGAAGGCCCCCAGTTCTTCCCTTTGTATATAATTTGGTATTCTCCAACAGGGGTTGGCGTTGTTGGATTGCCGACAGCGACAGTATAGGTCTTCACGATTTTGTCTTTGGTTCGTACGACCATTTTGTGGCGCTCGGGATAGATGTCAATGGAATAGATTCCTTGTTCCGCTACAATAGGCAACGAAGGTTCTGCCACCGCTCGATTTCGATGTGTTGCATAGGAGAACAATATTATGATCATGAACGAGATGACTACCTTATGTACCTTAGGAAGCAATATTTGATTTATGGAATCCTTCACATTTCTTAGGGCTTTCTTGTTGAGCATGCTTGTTCACTCCGCAGTATACTGGATCAAATGATTTGTTCTAGCTGGAACAGCCATTGGGAGATTTTGCGCTAAAAAGAGGTTATCAACGTGATATGATGATAACCCCTAGGAATTTTTTACGTTCCTAAATTGTTGCTTATTCTTCTGTAGGGTTCGCCGTGTAGTCGCCATCCTCAACGGTATCACCAACTTTGTTGCCCAAAGCCGCACCAACAATACCGCCTACCACGGAACCAACGGGACCTAGCACAGAACCGATGACAACACCCATTGCACCGCCGCTTACAGTCCCCAATGCTTCGCCATTACCAATGTGATCTTCATCGTTGTTTGCATGTTCTTTATTTGGTGCCATATCGTTCACTCCTCATGAATTCATTACGCTCTCATGTGACCCCTCATACTATTGCCAATAGGGCTCGTGACTATGCAAAAAATCAGGCTGTACATCCTTTTTTCGTTAACCCTGCTGTTTCTGTCGAGGTGCTGGGGGCAGTATATTTCATTTTAATATTACTAAAATATTTTAATTTTTTAGTAAAAATAAATTGACAATCGAGATGAAAATGGATTATTTTTGAACTAAAACTATATTTTAACTTCATAATATGGCGGTGTTTACCGGTTATCTAACTTCTTCAACCTTATTTGGTTCTTGTTACTTTAGTAAAAATCTCTCTCGAAAATTAATATTGTCGGCAGTATTGACAGCAATAAGTGAATAGACTATATTTACCTGTAATACAGGTATACAGTTATATAGTTGGCATGCTCGCGCATACCATGAACTTAACTGTGCTGTGTCCAATACAAATGGGGAGGTCTTCTGAAATGGTTCGTACAAAGAGTAGGTTGGGGTTCATTTTTGCATGCACGATACTGGTCTCTACGGTTTTATCCGGGTGTGGTTCATCTTCTGACGAGAAGATTGACAGCGCTTCCAAAGGAGGAGCGACGGTTACACTTAAGATGATCGAGAGTTTGACCAGTCCGGAGCGAACAGAAACGCTGAAGAAAATGCTGGCTGTATTCGAACAACAGAATCCGGGGATCAAGGTTGAGCTCATCTCGCCGCCGCTGCAGAATGCAGATACGAAAATCGCGACGATGCTCAGCGCCAAAGAAGATTTGGATGTGCTCGAAGTTCGCGATATTACAGCGAAGCAATTTGTAACGAATAAATTCATTGAAGATCTGAAGCCTTATACGAGCAAGTGGGACGACTACAAGACGCTGAATGACAGTGCGAAGATGTCAGCGGAGTACATCGACAATACGCCATATTACATTCCTTATGGCCTGTATCAGAAAGTATTGTTCTACCGTAAAGATTGGTTCGATGAGAAAGGCATGACCCCTCCGGCAACCTGGCAGGAAGTCTATGAGAAGGGGAAAGCCCTCACAGACCCGGCGAAAAATCGCTATGGCTATGCTTACCGCGGCGGCGCGGGTGGCGATAACTACACGTTAATGATCACACAGGCATTCAATGCGGATCAGATCAACCCCGATGATTCGATGTTCTTGAAGGACGGCAAGACGATCTTCTCGACGCCAGAAGCGAAGCAAGCGATGGACTTGTTCACGAAGATTTATAACGAAGCATCACCGAAGGATTCACTCAACTGGGCGTTCTCCGAGACGGTGGAGAGCTTCGTATCCGGCGTTACGGCGATGCTTATCAACGACCCGGATGTCATTGCGGTGACCAAGGAGAAGATGAAGGAAGGCACATGGGCAACAGCGCCGATCCCGCTTGGTCCTACCGGCAAAGCCCCTCGTTTCGTCGGCGCGGCTGGTTGGGGAATGACCTCTTATAGCACACATAAGGAAGAAGCATGGAAGCTTATCTCATTCTTGTCGAATCCTGAGCAGAACTTGGTGTTCTCCAAAGCTGTCGGCTTGATTCCGATCCATACGACGGCAGCGGAAGACGAATTCTTCAAGAAGGGCGCGTATCAGCCATTTATCGAAATGAACAACAAACCGGATGCCTACTTCATGATGAGAGACGCAACGGATTATCAAGGTTATGGCGAATCGAAGAAAATTGCCGTGGAAGATAATCAGGCGCTGATCTTGAAGCAGCGGTCGACGGAAGATGTGCTTAAGAACTGGGATACGTATTGGACAACGCAAAAAGCAAACCAGAAAAAATAGGTGGACTTCGTGCGGGGAGATTGGAGCGAATGCGTCTCTGATCTCC
Proteins encoded:
- a CDS encoding ABC transporter substrate-binding protein, with the translated sequence MVRTKSRLGFIFACTILVSTVLSGCGSSSDEKIDSASKGGATVTLKMIESLTSPERTETLKKMLAVFEQQNPGIKVELISPPLQNADTKIATMLSAKEDLDVLEVRDITAKQFVTNKFIEDLKPYTSKWDDYKTLNDSAKMSAEYIDNTPYYIPYGLYQKVLFYRKDWFDEKGMTPPATWQEVYEKGKALTDPAKNRYGYAYRGGAGGDNYTLMITQAFNADQINPDDSMFLKDGKTIFSTPEAKQAMDLFTKIYNEASPKDSLNWAFSETVESFVSGVTAMLINDPDVIAVTKEKMKEGTWATAPIPLGPTGKAPRFVGAAGWGMTSYSTHKEEAWKLISFLSNPEQNLVFSKAVGLIPIHTTAAEDEFFKKGAYQPFIEMNNKPDAYFMMRDATDYQGYGESKKIAVEDNQALILKQRSTEDVLKNWDTYWTTQKANQKK
- a CDS encoding S-layer homology domain-containing protein; the protein is MMKEEIALVSKKHVISFLLTALLLTSIPVPAGAAAQPGLVLDASVKAAGDTVKLSGTSSYNEVVIKVVRPDGTVLYINVVHVTQGSFADAFTLPADAIVGEYTVVTGQGRDAELSSRSFTVKKKADGGDNGNTGHVGGSGGGQSQIGGSKPNPDAGLPAVKVTDTSISTEIPASALTMSKEMENGLAYAKVAVDQAALLKAFQALQAHSDAQEKAEIIEISVPREGNGSKVELPAAALKEGQSALPQAMLSIQSGASVLELPLQSLAVSQLEKSMHAQASMIKLVVAMQSKPDLLLEKERKAMTQRGMTLWNDPSSFVVTAVANGGQAAVDIGSKPVRQNMSFASKIDPRTSTVVAIDPKTQELRFVPAQFQPAADGGGTTVIFQGYASMEYMVISSRPTFGDTAGHWAQPSIEHLAAKQIVQGTSLHAFDPNGQVTRAEFTAILVRALSLPSTDQPASTAFRDVQVGDWFAGAVHTASQTGLIDGMPDGTFQPKALVTREQMAVMIERAMVHLDHKPTNGRIELTSRYKDAGQIGEWAKESMALLVAEKVMEGVRSDQLAPKMAATRAEAVTLMERVMQFAKLLED
- a CDS encoding glycine zipper domain-containing protein, encoding MAPNKEHANNDEDHIGNGEALGTVSGGAMGVVIGSVLGPVGSVVGGIVGAALGNKVGDTVEDGDYTANPTEE
- a CDS encoding multidrug effflux MFS transporter translates to MERKISTTSLFLFIVLVGFPQISETIYTPSLPDIADQFHASSNMIQLTLSIYFLGFALGVFCWGRLSDSIGRRPAMLWGIAVYGLGSLGCYLSGSVEWLLVSRLIQAFGASTGSVVTQTMLRESIDGAKRHAVFAQISAALAFTPAIGPLIGGWVDQSLGFRAVFLTLVVMSVGIFAYAFYALAETREASAITKISTVAVARRLLKDRRVWGYGFLIGATNGILFSYYAEAPFIFIGYFRIQPGVFGFLGIFVALSSIIGAMISRRMLARYSAVHIILLGCLVTTAGAACLTALVLWGISPSVIDMVLMIACIFILLLGIGMAIPNCLSLALVQYGDVSGTAGAIFGLAYYLLVSLITSGMSYLHSGSLMVMPVYFLVLAVGMVLVSKRIGRHEIR
- a CDS encoding L,D-transpeptidase family protein, with protein sequence MIIILFSYATHRNRAVAEPSLPIVAEQGIYSIDIYPERHKMVVRTKDKIVKTYTVAVGNPTTPTPVGEYQIIYKGKNWGPSFGPRWLGLNVPWGAYGIHGTNRPDSIGSHRSHGCIRMRNYDVLELYELIPLGSKVTIYGHVLGDSNHEPRRLAEGDVGGDVQLVQSRLKSAGYFRGTSNGKFRSDTTLAVKHFQRDHDMQQDGVITAEVYEKLGLLE